From the genome of Segatella hominis, one region includes:
- a CDS encoding oxaloacetate decarboxylase, which yields MKKKIQFSLVYRDMWQSSGKFQPRKDQLAKIAPVIIEMGCFSRVETNGGAFEQVNLLAGENPNEAVRAFCKPFNEVGIKTHMLDRGLNALRMYPVPDDVRALMYKVKAKQGTNITRIFDGLNDVRNIIPSIKWAKEGGMTPQCALCITNSPVHTLDYYMNIADQLIAAGAEEICLKDMAGIGQPAFLGKLTKMIKDKYPEIIIQYHGHSGPGLSMASILEVCNNGADIIDTAIEPLSWGKVHPDVISVISMLKNEGFEVPEINMSAYMKARAMTQEFIDEWLGYFINPGNKIMSSLLLGCGLPGGMMGSMMADLGGMRQTINNIRKKKGEEELSMDDLLIKLFDEVEYVWPRVGYPPLVTPFSQYVKNISLMNLLTMEQGKGRFVMMDDSMWGMILGKSGKIPGTIDPELVELAKKQGREFTDVDAHTLLSNALDDFKKEMDENGWDYGQDDEELFELAMHPEQYRNFKSGQAKKNFLADLQKAKDAKLGSTLTPAQLAEFKHAKADAIVAPVAGQIFWEFQGEGECQPAVEPFIGKEYKEGDAFCYILAPWGEFETVPAALGGKLVEINAKQGSKIRKGDVIAYIERNAE from the coding sequence ATGAAGAAGAAAATTCAGTTCAGTCTCGTTTATCGAGACATGTGGCAGAGTTCTGGTAAGTTCCAGCCACGTAAAGATCAGTTGGCTAAGATTGCCCCAGTTATTATCGAAATGGGCTGCTTTAGCCGTGTTGAGACGAATGGTGGTGCCTTCGAACAGGTAAATCTCCTCGCAGGCGAAAATCCTAACGAGGCAGTTCGCGCTTTCTGTAAGCCTTTCAATGAGGTAGGTATCAAGACTCACATGCTCGACCGTGGTCTGAACGCTCTTCGTATGTATCCTGTGCCTGACGATGTACGTGCCTTGATGTACAAGGTGAAGGCTAAGCAGGGTACTAATATCACCCGTATCTTCGATGGTCTGAACGATGTGCGCAACATCATTCCTTCTATCAAGTGGGCTAAGGAAGGTGGCATGACTCCACAGTGTGCGCTCTGTATCACCAATTCTCCTGTTCACACGCTCGATTATTATATGAATATCGCTGACCAGCTCATCGCTGCCGGCGCAGAGGAAATCTGCTTGAAGGATATGGCTGGTATCGGTCAGCCTGCATTCCTCGGTAAGTTGACCAAGATGATCAAGGACAAGTATCCTGAGATCATCATCCAGTACCACGGCCACTCTGGTCCTGGTCTCTCTATGGCTTCTATCCTCGAGGTCTGCAACAATGGTGCCGACATCATCGATACTGCTATCGAGCCATTGTCTTGGGGTAAGGTTCACCCAGACGTCATCTCTGTCATCAGCATGCTGAAGAACGAGGGCTTTGAGGTGCCTGAAATCAATATGAGCGCTTACATGAAGGCTCGTGCCATGACTCAGGAATTCATCGACGAGTGGCTCGGTTACTTCATCAACCCAGGCAATAAGATCATGTCTTCTCTGTTGCTCGGTTGCGGTCTTCCTGGCGGTATGATGGGTAGTATGATGGCAGACCTCGGTGGTATGCGCCAGACAATCAACAATATCCGCAAGAAGAAGGGTGAGGAAGAATTGTCTATGGACGACCTTCTGATCAAGCTCTTCGACGAGGTAGAGTATGTATGGCCACGCGTGGGTTATCCTCCATTGGTAACTCCATTCAGCCAGTATGTGAAGAATATCTCATTGATGAACCTCCTCACCATGGAGCAGGGCAAGGGTCGTTTCGTGATGATGGACGACTCTATGTGGGGTATGATCCTCGGTAAGAGTGGTAAGATTCCTGGAACCATCGATCCAGAACTCGTAGAACTTGCCAAGAAGCAGGGCCGTGAGTTCACAGACGTAGATGCTCATACATTGCTTTCTAACGCTCTCGATGACTTCAAGAAGGAGATGGACGAGAACGGCTGGGATTACGGTCAGGACGATGAGGAACTCTTCGAGCTCGCTATGCACCCAGAGCAGTATCGCAACTTCAAGAGTGGTCAGGCTAAGAAGAACTTCCTGGCTGATCTCCAGAAGGCTAAGGATGCTAAGCTCGGCAGCACCTTGACTCCAGCTCAGCTCGCAGAATTCAAGCATGCCAAGGCTGATGCGATTGTAGCACCAGTAGCAGGTCAGATCTTCTGGGAGTTCCAGGGCGAGGGTGAGTGCCAGCCTGCAGTAGAGCCATTCATCGGCAAGGAATATAAGGAAGGTGATGCTTTCTGCTACATTCTTGCTCCTTGGGGTGAATTTGAGACCGTTCCTGCAGCTCTTGGTGGTAAACTCGTAGAAATCAATGCTAAGCAGGGCAGCAAAATCCGCAAGGGTGATGTGATCGCTTACATTGAGCGCAACGCAGAATAA
- a CDS encoding dTDP-glucose 4,6-dehydratase, with product MKNIIITGGAGFIGSHVVRLFVNKYPEYHIINLDKLTYAGNLANLKDVEDKPNYTFVKGDICDFDLMLKLMKEYQVDGIIHLAAESHVDRSIKDPFTFAQTNVMGTLSLLQAAKIYWESLPEGYEGKRFYHISTDEVYGALQMTHPEGVAAPFTTKASSGKNHEAYGEEFFLETTKYNPHSPYSASKASSDHFVRAFHDTYGMPTIVTNCSNNYGPYQFPEKLIPLFINNIRHRKPLPVYGKGENVRDWLYVVDHARAIDMIFHKGKIAETYNIGGFNEWKNIDIIKVVIKTVDRLLGRKEGEDLDLITYVTDRKGHDMRYAIDSRKLQKELGWEPSLQFEEGIEETVKWYLDNQEWMDNVTSGDYQKYYENMYKDR from the coding sequence ATGAAGAATATCATCATAACGGGCGGTGCTGGTTTCATCGGCTCACATGTCGTAAGACTTTTTGTGAACAAGTATCCTGAGTATCATATCATCAACCTCGACAAGTTGACATACGCAGGCAACTTAGCTAACCTCAAGGATGTTGAGGACAAGCCAAACTATACCTTCGTGAAGGGTGACATTTGTGACTTCGATCTGATGCTGAAACTGATGAAGGAGTATCAGGTGGACGGTATTATCCATCTGGCTGCAGAGAGTCATGTGGACCGCAGTATCAAGGATCCTTTCACTTTCGCTCAGACCAATGTGATGGGTACCCTGTCTTTGCTCCAGGCTGCCAAGATCTATTGGGAGAGTCTGCCAGAGGGTTATGAGGGCAAGCGCTTCTATCATATCTCTACCGACGAGGTGTATGGTGCCCTGCAGATGACTCATCCAGAGGGTGTTGCAGCGCCTTTCACAACCAAGGCTTCCAGCGGAAAGAACCACGAGGCTTATGGCGAGGAATTCTTCCTGGAGACTACCAAGTATAATCCTCATTCTCCATACTCGGCTTCTAAGGCAAGTTCAGACCATTTCGTACGTGCCTTCCACGATACATACGGAATGCCTACCATCGTGACCAACTGTTCCAACAACTATGGTCCATATCAGTTCCCTGAGAAGTTGATTCCATTGTTCATCAACAATATCCGTCATCGCAAGCCATTGCCAGTATATGGTAAGGGTGAGAATGTGAGAGACTGGTTGTATGTAGTGGATCATGCCCGTGCCATCGATATGATTTTCCACAAGGGTAAGATTGCCGAGACTTACAATATCGGCGGTTTCAATGAGTGGAAGAATATTGACATCATCAAGGTGGTGATCAAGACCGTAGATCGTCTGCTCGGACGCAAGGAAGGTGAGGACCTTGACCTGATCACCTACGTGACCGACCGCAAGGGACATGATATGCGCTATGCGATAGATTCACGTAAGCTCCAGAAGGAGTTGGGATGGGAACCAAGTCTGCAGTTTGAGGAAGGTATCGAGGAAACCGTGAAATGGTATCTCGACAACCAGGAATGGATGGACAACGTGACCAGCGGTGACTATCAGAAATATTACGAGAACATGTATAAAGACAGATAA
- the rfbD gene encoding dTDP-4-dehydrorhamnose reductase, with protein sequence MNILVTGANGQLGNEMRIVSKNTTDHYIFTDVNQVEGLETTYLDITDMDAIRKMVKDNEVQAIVNCAAWTNVDACETDEKLAALAEKLNADAPENLAKAMKEVDGLLVQISTDYVFGKEPYNVPCNPEQKGTPTGVYGTTKLHGEQKIIASGCKYVIIRTAWLYSEFGKNFCKTMLNLTATKPQLKVVFDQCGTPTYALDLAYAIETILEKMKTAEAQEKLVGIYHFSNEGVCSWYDFTQMIARISGHTDCDIQPCYSSEYPSPVTRPAYSVLDKRSIKETFGVKVPYWVDSLEKCIAHLEAAK encoded by the coding sequence ATGAATATATTAGTTACGGGTGCCAACGGTCAGCTCGGCAATGAGATGCGTATCGTTAGCAAGAATACTACTGATCATTATATCTTTACGGATGTCAATCAGGTGGAGGGTCTGGAGACTACTTATCTGGATATTACGGATATGGATGCCATCCGAAAGATGGTGAAGGACAATGAGGTGCAGGCTATCGTCAACTGTGCTGCCTGGACCAATGTGGATGCTTGTGAAACCGATGAAAAGTTGGCTGCACTGGCTGAGAAACTGAATGCGGATGCGCCAGAAAATCTTGCCAAGGCTATGAAGGAAGTGGATGGTCTGCTCGTTCAGATTTCTACGGATTATGTGTTTGGTAAGGAACCTTATAATGTGCCTTGCAATCCTGAACAGAAGGGCACTCCTACGGGCGTTTATGGTACTACTAAGCTCCACGGCGAACAGAAAATCATCGCCAGCGGCTGCAAGTATGTCATCATCCGCACCGCATGGCTCTATTCTGAGTTTGGCAAGAATTTCTGCAAGACTATGCTCAACCTGACTGCCACCAAACCGCAGTTGAAGGTGGTGTTCGACCAGTGCGGTACTCCTACTTATGCGCTGGATCTGGCTTATGCCATTGAGACCATCTTAGAGAAGATGAAGACGGCAGAAGCGCAGGAGAAACTGGTAGGAATCTATCATTTCTCCAACGAGGGAGTTTGCTCCTGGTATGATTTCACCCAGATGATAGCAAGAATCTCAGGACATACGGATTGCGACATCCAACCATGTTACAGTTCAGAATATCCATCTCCGGTAACCCGTCCGGCTTACTCCGTGCTCGACAAGCGTTCCATCAAGGAGACCTTCGGCGTGAAAGTGCCTTACTGGGTGGATTCACTTGAGAAATGTATTGCTCATCTGGAGGCTGCCAAGTAA
- the rfbC gene encoding dTDP-4-dehydrorhamnose 3,5-epimerase — translation MEVIKTDIDGVLIIEPRIFKDARGYFFESFSQREFDEKVAPILGHPIHFCQDNESMSSYGVMRGLHFQRPPFTQSKLVRCVKGAVLDVAVDIRKGSPTYGKHVAVELTEDNHRQFFIPRGFAHGFAVLSETAVFQYKCDEFYHPEADGGISILDESLGIDWKIPTEHAILSEKDTKHDMLKDFDSPF, via the coding sequence ATGGAAGTAATCAAAACTGATATAGATGGCGTGCTCATCATTGAGCCTCGCATCTTCAAGGATGCCCGTGGCTATTTCTTCGAGAGTTTCTCTCAGCGTGAATTTGACGAGAAGGTGGCTCCGATACTGGGCCATCCTATCCATTTCTGCCAGGACAACGAGAGTATGTCGTCCTATGGCGTGATGCGCGGACTTCATTTCCAGCGCCCTCCATTCACCCAGTCTAAGCTGGTGCGCTGCGTGAAGGGTGCCGTGCTCGATGTGGCTGTGGATATTCGCAAGGGTTCTCCTACCTATGGCAAGCATGTGGCTGTGGAACTGACCGAGGATAATCATCGCCAGTTCTTTATTCCACGTGGTTTTGCCCATGGTTTTGCCGTACTCAGCGAAACTGCTGTGTTCCAGTATAAGTGCGATGAATTCTATCATCCTGAGGCTGACGGGGGAATCTCTATCCTCGACGAGAGCTTGGGCATCGACTGGAAGATTCCTACAGAGCATGCTATTCTCTCTGAGAAGGATACCAAGCATGATATGCTGAAAGACTTTGACAGTCCTTTTTAA
- a CDS encoding GDP-L-fucose synthase family protein: MLSKDSKIYIAGHHGLVGSAIWNNLKKRGYNNLVGRSHKELDLTDQYAVQKFFDEERPDAVVLAAAFVGGIMANSLYRADFIMQNMKMQCNVISNAYSHGVKKLLFLGSTCIYPKDAPQPMKEDVLLTSPLEYTNEEYAIAKIAGLKMCESYNLQYGTNYIAVMPTNLYGPNDNFHLENSHVMPAMMRKIYLAKLIHEGDWHSIEVDMNKRPINPTDKLRELIGEGNVDGHNDHERILKALEFYGIYNNKVVLWGTGTPLREFLWSEDMADASVHVLLNVDFKDIIGIEKYSSVFYGAKVDGAVDRNNSEGRGGAIPSLGEIRNCHINVGTGKELTIRELSELIVKTVGFEGTVEFDASKPDGTPRKLIDVSKLHSLGWTHQVEIEDGVEKLYEWYQNSLKD, encoded by the coding sequence ATGTTGAGTAAGGATAGTAAGATTTACATTGCTGGGCATCATGGCTTGGTGGGTTCCGCTATTTGGAACAATTTGAAGAAACGTGGTTACAATAACTTAGTGGGCCGTTCGCATAAGGAACTGGACCTGACCGACCAATATGCCGTTCAGAAATTCTTCGATGAGGAGCGTCCGGATGCTGTGGTCTTAGCTGCTGCTTTCGTGGGCGGCATCATGGCCAATTCGCTCTACCGCGCCGATTTCATCATGCAGAACATGAAGATGCAATGTAATGTCATCAGCAATGCTTACAGTCATGGTGTGAAGAAGCTGCTCTTCCTGGGTTCTACCTGCATCTATCCGAAGGATGCACCGCAGCCTATGAAGGAGGATGTGCTCCTTACTTCTCCTCTGGAATATACCAACGAGGAGTATGCCATTGCCAAGATTGCTGGACTGAAGATGTGCGAGAGCTACAATCTGCAGTATGGCACCAACTATATCGCTGTGATGCCTACCAACCTCTATGGTCCGAATGATAATTTCCACTTGGAAAACAGTCATGTGATGCCTGCGATGATGCGCAAGATCTATCTGGCTAAACTGATTCATGAGGGCGACTGGCACAGTATTGAGGTGGATATGAACAAGCGTCCGATCAACCCTACTGATAAACTGCGCGAACTCATCGGCGAGGGCAACGTGGATGGTCATAACGACCATGAGCGTATCCTGAAAGCCCTGGAGTTCTATGGTATATATAATAATAAGGTGGTGCTCTGGGGTACAGGTACTCCGCTGCGTGAGTTCCTCTGGAGCGAGGATATGGCGGATGCCAGCGTTCACGTGCTCCTGAATGTAGATTTCAAGGACATCATCGGTATCGAGAAATACAGTTCTGTTTTCTATGGTGCCAAGGTGGACGGTGCCGTTGACCGTAACAATTCTGAGGGTCGTGGCGGTGCCATTCCTTCGCTCGGTGAAATCCGCAACTGCCACATCAATGTGGGTACTGGTAAGGAACTTACTATCCGTGAACTCTCTGAACTGATCGTGAAGACGGTGGGCTTCGAGGGTACGGTGGAGTTTGATGCTTCTAAGCCAGACGGAACTCCAAGAAAGTTGATTGATGTAAGCAAGTTGCACTCGCTCGGTTGGACCCATCAGGTGGAAATCGAGGATGGTGTAGAGAAGCTTTATGAATGGTACCAGAACAGTTTAAAGGACTAA
- a CDS encoding lipocalin family protein, with translation MKIKTFLIIGFATLAMLSCHRGPKPPVSQQNLPISMSKPAKGDKAIYGLACMGCTDSVVIILPNQGGDPVKYNILEANRNRQVFGNIEVGDWICIIPAKEKNKASMVIDLDKLKATWTYQVMPHLRDVTHLSKRQQQRILANMPDSIVETYMIPREYGFTLKRMGEARSVGMVATNSSVEDDSPVEYPKVPLYTEWHAYNGKLILVKGRYEFNNVVFNEKTTYDTLSFVYMKDDSLALRDSRGNIQSYHRKANARTANAAAQNAAQKAAEKIKEELK, from the coding sequence ATGAAAATCAAGACATTTTTAATCATCGGATTTGCCACCTTGGCCATGCTTTCCTGCCATCGTGGTCCCAAGCCACCGGTATCTCAGCAGAACTTGCCCATCAGCATGTCAAAACCAGCCAAGGGCGACAAAGCTATCTACGGACTTGCCTGCATGGGATGCACAGACTCCGTAGTAATCATACTCCCCAATCAGGGTGGCGATCCTGTAAAATATAATATTCTCGAAGCCAACCGCAACCGCCAGGTATTTGGCAACATCGAAGTGGGCGACTGGATCTGCATCATCCCTGCCAAGGAAAAAAATAAGGCAAGCATGGTCATCGACCTCGACAAGCTGAAAGCCACCTGGACCTATCAGGTGATGCCTCATCTCAGAGATGTCACCCACCTCTCCAAGAGGCAGCAGCAGCGCATTCTCGCCAATATGCCCGACAGCATCGTGGAAACCTACATGATTCCGCGCGAATACGGATTTACGCTCAAGCGAATGGGAGAAGCACGCTCCGTGGGAATGGTGGCGACCAACAGTTCGGTAGAGGACGACAGTCCTGTGGAATATCCTAAAGTTCCCCTTTACACAGAGTGGCACGCCTACAACGGCAAGCTGATCTTAGTGAAAGGAAGATACGAGTTTAACAATGTCGTTTTCAACGAGAAGACCACCTACGACACGCTTTCTTTCGTCTATATGAAGGATGATTCGCTCGCTCTCCGTGATTCTCGGGGCAATATCCAGAGCTATCACCGCAAGGCCAATGCGCGCACTGCCAATGCCGCAGCCCAGAATGCAGCCCAGAAAGCAGCGGAAAAAATCAAGGAAGAACTCAAATAA
- a CDS encoding HAD family hydrolase, translating to MKKLDHIKAIAFDADDTLWALQTYFEEVEAEYCDLLSDYGSKEEISAALFETEGGNMEDLGYGVKAFTISLVENAIKVSDGKVPARVIGRAVELGKTLLRLDAKPLEEVEETLAKLRKTEYKLAVFTKGELQDQENKLWRSGLQRYFDVVSIVSDKKPEAYRRLCRELGVLPEELVMVGNSFKSDIAPALKIGASAIHIPFHTIWAHEKTEEFEHERLRRITHFSEILHLV from the coding sequence ATGAAAAAACTGGATCATATCAAGGCAATCGCTTTTGATGCCGACGACACCCTCTGGGCCTTGCAGACTTACTTCGAGGAAGTGGAGGCTGAGTACTGTGACTTGCTTTCTGACTATGGAAGCAAGGAGGAAATCTCTGCTGCGCTCTTTGAGACGGAGGGGGGAAACATGGAGGACTTGGGATATGGCGTCAAGGCGTTCACCATCTCATTAGTGGAAAATGCCATCAAGGTGAGCGACGGAAAGGTGCCTGCCCGCGTGATAGGCAGAGCGGTGGAATTGGGAAAGACGCTGCTGAGACTGGATGCCAAACCGCTCGAAGAGGTGGAGGAGACTCTGGCAAAACTCAGAAAGACGGAATATAAGTTGGCGGTCTTTACCAAGGGCGAACTGCAGGATCAGGAGAATAAACTCTGGCGATCGGGACTGCAGCGATATTTTGATGTGGTGAGCATCGTGAGCGACAAGAAACCGGAAGCTTATCGCCGACTTTGTCGTGAGTTGGGCGTGCTGCCGGAGGAATTGGTGATGGTGGGCAACAGTTTCAAGAGCGACATTGCGCCTGCCCTCAAGATAGGAGCTTCTGCCATTCATATCCCATTTCATACGATATGGGCGCATGAAAAAACGGAGGAGTTCGAACATGAACGCCTCCGTCGTATTACTCATTTTTCGGAAATTCTCCATCTCGTTTAG
- a CDS encoding porin, with the protein MMSAAVFAQDEKKEVDCTPKIGGTIRSKYEFQTEEGEGRFEVRTARINVTGNVTKQVSYKAEIDLCDEGKIKMLDAYTRIKPWSTLQFTIGQERVPFTIDAHRSPHQQYFANRSFIAKQVGNVRDVGAEVGYTWNVGFPIIVNAGVFNGSGLTNQKDYWTKGINYSAKAQFLFPNVNLVLSTQKIKPSDVTVNMYDAGITFHRGGLIAEVEYLFKHYSKNAFHDVHAFDGFVCYDIPVANQKCLIRKVSPLVRYDFMSDHSDGTRYGATDEDPGVLKINDYKRHRVTGGVTLSLAKPFISDIRINYEKYFYRNGGVAKTSEKDKIVVEFMTRF; encoded by the coding sequence ATGATGTCTGCAGCGGTGTTTGCTCAGGATGAAAAGAAGGAGGTTGACTGTACTCCGAAGATTGGCGGTACGATACGCTCGAAGTACGAATTCCAGACCGAGGAAGGGGAGGGACGCTTCGAAGTGAGAACTGCCCGTATCAATGTGACTGGTAATGTGACCAAGCAGGTGAGCTACAAGGCGGAAATCGACCTCTGCGATGAGGGCAAAATCAAGATGCTCGATGCTTATACCCGTATCAAACCATGGAGTACGCTCCAGTTTACTATCGGTCAGGAACGTGTGCCTTTCACCATCGATGCGCACCGCTCGCCTCATCAGCAGTATTTCGCCAACCGCTCGTTTATCGCCAAGCAGGTGGGTAATGTGCGTGATGTCGGTGCTGAGGTGGGTTATACCTGGAACGTGGGGTTCCCTATCATCGTGAATGCGGGTGTGTTCAACGGCTCCGGTCTTACCAACCAGAAGGATTACTGGACCAAGGGCATCAACTATTCTGCCAAGGCGCAGTTCCTCTTCCCGAATGTGAATCTCGTGCTGAGTACGCAGAAAATCAAGCCTTCTGACGTGACCGTCAATATGTATGATGCGGGTATTACCTTCCATCGTGGCGGTCTGATCGCTGAGGTGGAGTATCTCTTCAAGCATTATTCCAAGAATGCGTTTCATGATGTGCACGCCTTTGACGGGTTTGTATGTTATGATATTCCGGTGGCCAACCAGAAATGTCTGATCAGGAAGGTTTCTCCATTGGTAAGATATGATTTCATGAGCGACCACAGTGATGGCACCCGATATGGGGCTACGGATGAGGACCCTGGCGTGTTGAAAATCAACGACTATAAGCGCCATCGTGTGACTGGTGGTGTGACGCTCAGTCTTGCCAAGCCTTTCATCTCTGACATCCGTATCAACTACGAGAAGTATTTCTATCGCAACGGCGGTGTGGCCAAGACTTCTGAGAAGGACAAGATTGTAGTAGAGTTTATGACTCGTTTCTAA
- a CDS encoding helix-turn-helix domain-containing protein: MMMRLSMDKLVERTGGAITKQSISRYERGIMRPKRPALLALANALRISEKYFWGTNIDIDMPTLRTNANGKMSEKELLALEAKLSFWAEQYLEKEHEAGFSSTFKNPVLGTKISTLEDAIQAADLLREKWRCGDGPIASVLRLLERKGIKVMSAELPEFVYGLSTWANHRYPLIVLDMRPSKTTVEKLRYTAMHELAHLLFTFPDNPSLSLEKRCDLFAGYFIFPKKTYIEEMGGAKRMNISLEEMIDLKNVYGLSLRALILSARDFGIIETEYKRWWYAEYLEDNPWESGLGHYAYPETIGREKRVETIIKYKKDEV; the protein is encoded by the coding sequence ATGATGATGAGACTAAGCATGGATAAGCTGGTAGAGCGAACAGGCGGAGCCATCACCAAGCAGAGTATATCTCGGTATGAAAGAGGCATCATGCGCCCAAAGAGACCAGCATTGTTGGCCTTGGCTAATGCCCTGCGCATCAGTGAAAAATATTTTTGGGGAACCAATATAGACATAGATATGCCTACGCTACGAACAAATGCCAATGGCAAAATGTCTGAAAAAGAACTGTTGGCATTGGAAGCCAAACTTTCTTTTTGGGCAGAGCAATATTTAGAGAAGGAGCATGAAGCAGGTTTCAGTTCCACCTTTAAGAATCCCGTTTTAGGGACGAAGATCTCTACTTTGGAGGATGCGATACAGGCAGCAGACCTTTTACGAGAGAAATGGCGTTGCGGTGACGGTCCCATAGCAAGTGTTCTTCGGTTATTAGAGAGAAAAGGAATCAAGGTGATGTCTGCAGAATTGCCAGAATTTGTTTATGGATTAAGCACCTGGGCAAATCACAGATACCCTCTGATCGTACTTGATATGAGACCAAGCAAGACTACGGTAGAAAAGCTTCGTTATACAGCCATGCATGAGTTGGCTCATTTGCTCTTTACATTTCCCGACAATCCTTCATTATCTTTGGAGAAGCGTTGTGATTTGTTTGCAGGTTACTTTATTTTCCCCAAGAAGACATATATAGAAGAGATGGGAGGAGCAAAAAGGATGAATATTTCCTTGGAAGAAATGATAGATCTTAAGAATGTCTATGGTTTATCACTTCGTGCTTTGATTCTCAGTGCTCGTGACTTTGGCATTATAGAAACAGAATACAAACGATGGTGGTATGCTGAGTATCTGGAAGATAATCCTTGGGAATCTGGCTTAGGACATTACGCTTATCCAGAAACGATAGGTAGAGAAAAAAGAGTGGAAACAATAATAAAATACAAAAAAGATGAAGTTTAA
- the cas6 gene encoding CRISPR-associated endoribonuclease Cas6 produces the protein MKFKITLKINRKFGDLLPFNYQYEQSAVIYRILAQADTQYSSWLHENGYLLHERKRFKLFCYSPFIFEKVRPLPEAGCLKIIGERAVWYISFIPEKSTLEFIQGIFAHQSFTIGNKKYQVAFDVVGVEAIPMPQLSEEMIFQAQSPICVKLHENNKTQYLSPDNPMFAEGILKGLKARYESIHGQPLNMEDKEFSFELIDKKVKSKLVTIKASTPYESRVRGYLCSFRMKAPLELMKIAYEGGVGEQCSQGFGFIKMKE, from the coding sequence ATGAAGTTTAAAATCACATTAAAAATAAATAGAAAATTTGGTGACTTGCTGCCCTTTAATTATCAGTACGAGCAGTCGGCAGTCATTTATCGCATATTGGCGCAAGCTGATACGCAATATTCATCATGGCTTCATGAAAATGGCTATCTCTTACATGAAAGAAAGAGGTTTAAGCTATTTTGTTATTCACCCTTCATCTTTGAGAAAGTAAGACCTTTGCCAGAAGCAGGGTGTTTGAAAATCATTGGTGAAAGAGCAGTATGGTACATTAGTTTCATACCGGAAAAAAGTACTTTAGAGTTCATTCAAGGTATATTTGCACATCAAAGCTTTACTATTGGCAATAAGAAATATCAAGTTGCTTTCGATGTTGTTGGAGTAGAGGCTATACCAATGCCACAATTATCAGAAGAAATGATTTTTCAAGCTCAGTCTCCTATTTGTGTTAAGCTTCATGAAAATAACAAAACGCAATATTTGTCTCCTGACAATCCTATGTTTGCTGAAGGCATATTAAAGGGATTGAAAGCAAGATATGAGAGCATTCATGGTCAGCCATTAAATATGGAAGATAAGGAGTTTTCATTTGAATTGATTGATAAAAAGGTCAAGTCAAAGTTGGTAACAATAAAAGCCAGTACTCCATACGAATCAAGAGTACGTGGATATCTCTGCTCCTTCCGCATGAAAGCACCTCTGGAATTGATGAAGATAGCTTATGAAGGAGGAGTCGGAGAACAATGTTCACAGGGATTTGGATTTATAAAAATGAAAGAATAG